Below is a window of Staphylococcus succinus DNA.
AACTTCATCATTACCCCCCTCTAGTAAAATTAGCAAATATAAATAACCACTTTTAAAATATTAACTATTTTGTAAAACAATTCATTTATATTTATATTGTATAACAAAATTCCAATGAATTCTAGAACAGAAATAAATTATAAAATTGTTTGATTAAAATAAATTAACTAAAAAGAACAGGTATGAAAACTGCATTAAGTGTTGTCTTCTATATCTTTGAATCTTTTAGTATTTTATTTTCTTTTGTTGGAATGTCTGTGCTATTCGATCCTAATAAAACTCAGAAAGGTATCGATGTCTTTCTAATAATTTCCTTTATAGGTTGGGGCGTAAGTTTTATTATATTAGATGATAGTTTATATGTAGAAAAGAAATTTTCCCCTAAAAGCTAGTCTTTAATAAAATATGATAAGCAATGTCGAATTATATAAGCAAAATATACCTATATTGATTGAAGACTTAATTTATTATTGGCACCAACCTTGAAAACCCACCTATAAATTTAGATGGGTTTCTGCATATTCATATAACTTTTCTGTAGTTTTATCAAGGTCACGTGTACCATTTCTAAGTATCGATAATACAGTTTGACTTCTACCTGTTTCTTTATGGATTTTATAACCAGATATATCACTTAGAATTAATTTTGTTATTGTCTGTTTGTATTCTGACAACATCCAGATGCGAGCTGGATGGCGTCAATCATTAGCAGATTTGAACCTTAACTTATTATAATTCTGAACTTTGGAAATCTTACTCAATAAATAACCACTTACAATTATGCAAACAAAAGAACCACCCAGTCACAAAATGGATGGCTAAACTAAAAACATTTTAGAGATGTGTGGCTTGAAGCTATTATTTGATTACCACATTACATTCAATATAAACCTAATAAAGCAGCCGAATTAGCGGCTGCCAACATAACATATTCTATTTAAGAAGAGGTAACTTCATAGTATAAAATTACCCATTTAAATTTAAATTAAACAAAAAAGAATAAGAACATGTTGGTGATTTCTCTTGTAGAATGAATACTATTTATATATTAAAAAGCAAGAATGGGACAAATGTACTTGTTCTATTTTGACAAATACACAATGATTAAAAGTGTATGATATTTCATGGCTGAAAATATTCAATTCATAATTCAAAAAAGGAAAACCTAATAGATTAAATAAAAACGCCATTCGAGGAGTCGCTGTGATTATAATGGAAGTTTGTATTAACTATATACAACTTAGTGCGTAAAAAGGTCTAAAACAATTAGCACTATATAATATTACATAAATTGTAATTCGTAAATATCTTTCTCATTATAATTATTAAAACTATCTATATGACCTTTTAATAATATTTCTTGTTCTTTCCTACTCACATTATGAGAATATTTCAATCTAATATTCATGTTAGATTCATAACCATTATTTTTTATTGTAGAATCTAATTCTTCAAAAACTTTTTTGTTAATAGGTATTAAATAACCTTCTTTACTAGGTAACATATTAGCATATTTTGTTTGGATAACTTTATCTTCCCCTAATAAAATCTCTATAGTAATCTTTCTAGCAGCACCGCCGCCCAAGTTATATAATTTCAAATAATCTTCATGTTCTGTCACATTCGAAGTTGTATTTATTAAATGTAATTCTTGATTACTATCTTTAGTTAATAAGATTTGGTTAAATGCTAAAGCTGGAATAAAACTAATTTCATTTGATATAATTGAACCGATACTGAAACAAAATAAAACAATGCCATTATGAAAGTACCTATTGATCCAATTGCTGATATTATACTGATCATTAAGTTCCTCCTTAACATTTTAAGTATTGTTCAACGTTTTATTATTAAAAACAATAAAATTGAAAACCACCCCGAAGGGTGGTGAGTATAATAAAATGATGCAAGACCGCTGATAAATAATAAAAATCCAGCTAGCGATTTCTACTATTTAAGAATAACGTTAAAATGACTGACCCTAATATTAGTATAGTACAATTTAATGTACCACAACTATATATTACCACTCGTTAAACCTTATAAACATTCATATCGACAAAATATATAAAAGTATTATAATAGAAGTGTGCATTGGGTATTAATGTATATGCAAAAAAATAACCACTCCGAAGAGTGGTTATATCTGGAGTAAGTCTGAATACACACCCTAAGGCGTACATTAGACCCACTCTATTGTCATCACCCTAGGGTGCGCTTTGTAATATTATAATAGTTCACAATAAAAGTAAAGCATAAACTTATTGCGGTCAAAAAGATTCGCCCAACTGATAAAGAAAATAGAACAAGCTCATGACCGTGCCTGCTCTGTATAGTATAATATCTGATTTAATTCTATAGTAAAAGCGTCCCTCATTAGGGACGCTTTTCATTCGAGGTAGTAACACCATTTAGGAGTTAACAATAATTGGAATATATATAAAGTGCTCTTTTTACATATTCAATTGTACAACCTTCTAAACGTTGTTTACGAAAATATCTCAAAATTTTATCAACTGATTCTTCATCCATAGGAAATCCAACGTCTTGGTTTATCCAATTTGCTATCTCTCCTAAAGGTGTATCATCACCTGAATAATCTTGTATAAATTCATAAAAACTCAAAAATCCACCTCTTTTTAATGAGCCATACGAATTGTATTATTTTTTAACATTTTACGCAATAAATAAAAAACATACTCCTAAGAGTGGCTTTAATAAAATATAGAAACAAAATACTTTTATAATAGTACTATCTTAAATTAGAGTTATGTCTTGAATAAATGAATTCTTGATATTTAATTCAGAAATACAAATATGGGATAATATACTCATTTGAAAGTAAGATGATATAATTATATATTATTTCATATAACAACGTAAATTTATGTAAATAGCCTAATACATAATAAAGTTATTATTAAAATTACAGTTACTATTATACAAACGTCTAATACGCTTTCTCCTTCCTTTTTACCCTTTTTAATTTGGTTAACATGCATTACCACGGTTGCTATAAAAAATAACGTTATCAATATCAATAGTATAATTTCAATTAAGATTATAGTCATATAGCTATCCCCTTTAGATTATATTTGATTAATATCTATATACCCATTAATACGATAGTCAATTTATTAACGTTATAAATGTTTTTGTTTACTTTATGATGTCGCGGGAAATTTTAATATGAGGTGATAATATGTTGCCAAAATGGCTTAGTCAGTTTGGAATTAATGATTTAAAAATTAATACTGTAGTAGATAATAACTCCTTTTACGTTAATGGTAAGTTACATGGGAGTATACTCATTGAAGGAGACAACTCATCAGAAGAAATATATAATATAAAATTAGAAGTCATAGAAAAAATTGAAAATCATGACCCTACAAGTGATTTTAAAGTACTCGATAATATCTTATACACTTATGAGATTAAAGATAAGTTCACTGTTCAAGCTAATGAAAAAATTAGCCGCAAATTTTCAGTAGCCCTACCATTAGAAAATATAAAAGGTAAGCCTGATCAAATAACTATAAGGACACATATATATTTAGCAAATGCAGTTGACAATTATGACGAAGATCAAATTGATGTAATATATTAGCTTATTTATATTTCATTCTAAACAAAAATTGGGTGATAGTATATGATCACCCGATTTTTTAATTTAAATATTTTCTAGAGGTAAATTCATACCTTTCCAGCCTTCTAAAGCGCCAGCTAACTCATATGCCTCATACCCATGTTTGTATAGTTCTAATAATACAACTTTCCCTAAAATGGTACCACCAGTCCAATCATACACTACATATATTTTATCTTTTGATAAATCATCTAAATAATCGTTCAAATTTTTAGCTGGTATTTCAATAGCATTTTTAATTTTATCTTTTTTAATGTGTTTTGGAGCATTTCGAACATCAATAATTGTATATTTTCCTTCACCAGTTTCAATATCTTTCATTACTTCATGATGATTTATATATAAACTTAAAAATGTTTCTAGGAATTCTACTTTATTCATAATAGTTCATCCTTTTCTAAATGATTTTTGAGCTTGT
It encodes the following:
- a CDS encoding YozE family protein, which codes for MSFYEFIQDYSGDDTPLGEIANWINQDVGFPMDEESVDKILRYFRKQRLEGCTIEYVKRALYIYSNYC
- a CDS encoding sporulation protein, giving the protein MLPKWLSQFGINDLKINTVVDNNSFYVNGKLHGSILIEGDNSSEEIYNIKLEVIEKIENHDPTSDFKVLDNILYTYEIKDKFTVQANEKISRKFSVALPLENIKGKPDQITIRTHIYLANAVDNYDEDQIDVIY
- a CDS encoding rhodanese-like domain-containing protein, translated to MNKVEFLETFLSLYINHHEVMKDIETGEGKYTIIDVRNAPKHIKKDKIKNAIEIPAKNLNDYLDDLSKDKIYVVYDWTGGTILGKVVLLELYKHGYEAYELAGALEGWKGMNLPLENI